The genomic DNA AACTGAAAGGATTACATAATCAACATCAATTGCCCCATTATTTGTAATTACTTGGGTAACTTTGCCATTTGTTCCTTTGAATTCAATTACTTTTGAATTTAATTCTAATTTAACACCATCAGCTTTCATTTTTTCTTGCATTAAATCAGTAAATTCATGGTCATAATAAAATGGCATAATTCGATTTGCAACATCAATTAATGTAACATCTTTACCATATTTTTTAAAAGCTTCAACTAATTCAACGCCAATATAACCAGCGCCAACAACAGCGATTTTTTTATAGTTATTATCTAGGTTATGTTCCAATATTTTTTTGGCATGATAATAGTTTTTACAAATTTGCACACCATCTAAATCCACACCAGGAATTTGTGGAATTATTGGTCATGTTCCAGTTGCAACAATTAATTTATCATAATGATCTGTTTTTAGTTGACCAGTTTTTAAATCCTTAACTGTAATAAATTTATTTTTATCATCAATGGCTAAAACATCATGGTTCATAAAAACATTGATGCCTTCATTCTTTAAAATTTCGGGTGATGCATAAAATAGCATGTTAGGATCTTTAATTTCACATTTAACTCATAAAGCAATTCCACATCCCAAAAAAGAAATTGCATCATTTTTATCATAGGTTGTTACTTCACAACTAGGATCTAATCTTTTTAGTGTTCTAACTGCTGTTGTACCAGCATGATTAGTACCTAATACAATAATTTTCATTTCAATATCCTTTCTTTATTGTATTTTTAAAACCAAATTATTAAATACAAATAAAATTGATTTATTCAAACATTCTATATATTCATATATACCATATATTATTTTACTCCCATATCAAAACTAGATAAATATTTAATTCTTAAAATAAGTTCTTTTTTTCTTATTAATTAAATCTTAGGTCCATTATTTCAAATATTTCAATAGTGATTTTAATTTATTTGCAAAAACAATAAGAATAAGTCTAAAAAAATATTCAATCTTGTAAATATAAAAAAGTGACGAAATCAAAAGATCAAATTGCAAATCCTTTTTTAAATTTTTATTTAAATTAAGTATTTTTAATTATAAGAAATGTTATAAGAGTAAAATACTATTGAATAAATTTTATATAAAGACTTAATCAGCAAAAAATTTATTCAATATAAATCTTAAAAAATTCAATATGTAATAAGAAAAAAACAAAGGAATGTGAATAATAAATGAATACGCCTCGAAGAGTATTAGACTCAAGTTTCAATGCAACTGTATTCACTTTTGAAATAATTGCAGTTTTTTTATTAGTATTTTTTTGTCTAGTTTGAAAATTGATTGCAGTGATTTTAAAAAAGAATGAAAATAAGATTTTTTTAACACTTGGATTTGTGCTTGCAACTTTTATTTCAATCTTAGTTCCAATTGGTTTAAGTGCAATTGGTTCGCGTAATCCAATTCATTTGATGATTAATCCTTTAATAGTAATTTTTAATTCCTTTTTATTAGGGTATGGCGCTTCTGGACAAACACCTTTAGCAAAAGGAATTCTTGGTCAACCAATCGTGAAGGGAATTCCATATCTAATTGGAGGACAGATTTTAGGAGGATTATTCGGACTTTTATTTTTTTATATATTTTTTTGCTTATATAAATTTGTCAATAAAAAAAATTTAGAACAAAATAAAACCAATGAATTAACTTTTTTATCATTGTTTGCAAATAAATCAAACTTATCAATTGGTCGTTTTGTAGTTAAAGAAAGCTTTTTTATATTATTATTAATGCTTTTATTTCCTTTTATTGGAATGATTAATACTGCAACTTATTCAAGCAATCATTTTCAATTGCATTTGGCACAATTAGTTGTAATTGGTGTAATTATTTTAATTTCTTCATTTTTTAATTTTTTTGCTT from Metamycoplasma alkalescens includes the following:
- a CDS encoding FAD-dependent oxidoreductase → MKIIVLGTNHAGTTAVRTLKRLDPSCEVTTYDKNDAISFLGCGIALWVKCEIKDPNMLFYASPEILKNEGINVFMNHDVLAIDDKNKFITVKDLKTGQLKTDHYDKLIVATGTWPIIPQIPGVDLDGVQICKNYYHAKKILEHNLDNNYKKIAVVGAGYIGVELVEAFKKYGKDVTLIDVANRIMPFYYDHEFTDLMQEKMKADGVKLELNSKVIEFKGTNGKVTQVITNNGAIDVDYVILSVGVRPQTKILEGICDLDEGKAIVTNEFMQTTNPDIYAIGDCAQVFNKAMNKKMPIQLATTAIRTGVTAATNIIRGNVLKSPGYTGANGISVFGLNMASVGISVEAAKKMNLEVDSIYFKDLDRPEFMSSTNEVLFKVIWEKKSRRIIGAQVASEKNHTETMYMMALAIQKDLTIDELPLIDIFFLPHFNKPFNFISLAGLEVLGLNYFKNKDKK
- a CDS encoding MAG4940 family membrane protein; the protein is MNTPRRVLDSSFNATVFTFEIIAVFLLVFFCLVWKLIAVILKKNENKIFLTLGFVLATFISILVPIGLSAIGSRNPIHLMINPLIVIFNSFLLGYGASGQTPLAKGILGQPIVKGIPYLIGGQILGGLFGLLFFYIFFCLYKFVNKKNLEQNKTNELTFLSLFANKSNLSIGRFVVKESFFILLLMLLFPFIGMINTATYSSNHFQLHLAQLVVIGVIILISSFFNFFAFHLIFPIIEIIMQSIIYLKLDKEQRNKEKKNYLMQWTKLLIVILLTILIPIIIAFICIAIKIQTKAIISLS